A single window of Asticcacaulis sp. AND118 DNA harbors:
- a CDS encoding LysR family transcriptional regulator: protein MTPGVDLDDLQSFFLVVETGSFARAADRLGVAKSIVSRRVAHLEERLKARLLTRTARGTQTTDVGALYYAKAREAIAQLEAAQEAVNDAMLEVAGPIRLSAPLTFGVSHLAPVLTEFAVRNPRIELDVSFDDRRVDVLGGGYDVVIRIGELTDSTLIARRIGHINGMIVASPDYLRQKGPPETPEDLGQLDCLLYTNVSPGDVWRFVIDGEVRMVRIPVRLRSDNGDMLLSAAVAGLGVARLPAFITSSAISSGQVVPVLPEYNTTVPLCAVMPPGRSRTARVKALVDFLALRFANEVL, encoded by the coding sequence ATGACCCCCGGAGTCGATCTCGACGATCTGCAATCCTTCTTTCTGGTGGTCGAAACCGGCTCCTTCGCCCGCGCCGCCGACCGGTTGGGCGTGGCCAAGTCGATCGTTTCGCGCCGCGTCGCGCACCTTGAAGAACGGCTTAAGGCGCGGCTTCTGACGCGCACGGCGCGCGGTACCCAGACGACCGATGTCGGCGCGCTCTATTACGCCAAGGCGCGTGAAGCCATTGCTCAGCTTGAGGCCGCGCAGGAGGCCGTCAACGACGCTATGCTGGAGGTGGCAGGGCCCATCCGCCTGTCGGCGCCGCTGACCTTCGGCGTGTCGCACCTTGCGCCCGTCCTGACCGAGTTCGCCGTGCGCAATCCGCGCATCGAACTGGACGTCAGTTTCGACGACCGCCGGGTCGATGTGCTGGGGGGTGGCTATGACGTGGTGATACGCATCGGCGAACTGACCGACTCGACGCTGATCGCGCGGCGCATCGGCCATATCAACGGCATGATCGTCGCCAGCCCGGACTATCTGCGCCAGAAGGGCCCGCCCGAAACGCCGGAAGATCTGGGGCAACTCGACTGCCTGCTCTACACCAATGTGTCGCCCGGCGACGTCTGGCGCTTCGTTATCGATGGCGAGGTGCGCATGGTGCGCATCCCCGTGCGCCTGCGTTCGGACAATGGCGACATGCTGCTGAGCGCGGCGGTGGCGGGACTGGGTGTCGCGCGTCTGCCGGCCTTTATCACCAGCTCCGCGATCTCGTCGGGGCAGGTGGTTCCGGTCCTGCCCGAGTACAACACCACCGTGCCGCTGTGCGCCGTCATGCCGCCGGGCCGCTCGCGCACGGCGCGGGTCAAGGCGCTGGTCGATTTTCTGGCCCTGCGCTTCGCCAACGAGGTCTTGTAA
- a CDS encoding AtzE family amidohydrolase has translation MSDFASALDLAQAIARREVSAEAVVRRAVEAALNDPYAAFTRVFASQAIAAAQAVDRAEVAGPLAGVPFAVKDLFDVAGQVTTAGAKLRQSAAAAPQDAEVVRRLKNAGAVLIGTLNMDEFAYGFATVNAHFGTTKNPYDPARLAGGSSGGSAAAVAAGLVPLTLGSDTNGSVRVPASLCGVWGMRPADGTVPLDGVFPFVEMLDTVGPFARSSRDLRRLYEVISGTAPQGDGPPLRVAKLGGFFARDAALEAVNAVEVVMAHLKSDAVVPLPQAEGGRSAGFLITAALGGALHLDTLRERANDYDPAVRDRLIAGAMLPAGVLARALDYRERYRRIFAELFETYDVLVASATPCAAPRIDESTILIDGKPASARTNLGIYAQAISLTGAAVISAPLRTTGLPIGLQFITRPGHEGRLFDLMHRMEDAGVLGFTAPGGGA, from the coding sequence ATGAGCGATTTCGCTTCCGCCCTTGATCTGGCCCAAGCCATTGCCCGCCGGGAGGTATCGGCGGAAGCCGTGGTGCGTCGGGCGGTCGAGGCGGCGTTGAACGATCCCTATGCGGCCTTTACCCGCGTCTTTGCTTCGCAAGCCATAGCGGCGGCGCAGGCGGTAGATCGCGCAGAGGTCGCAGGGCCTCTGGCGGGCGTGCCGTTCGCCGTGAAGGACCTGTTCGACGTAGCCGGGCAGGTGACGACCGCCGGGGCGAAGCTGCGGCAGAGCGCCGCGGCGGCACCGCAGGATGCCGAGGTCGTGCGGCGGCTGAAAAACGCCGGGGCCGTGCTGATCGGCACGCTCAACATGGACGAATTCGCCTACGGTTTCGCTACGGTCAACGCCCATTTCGGCACCACCAAGAACCCCTACGACCCGGCGCGGCTGGCGGGCGGCTCGTCCGGCGGTTCGGCGGCGGCGGTCGCGGCGGGTCTGGTGCCGCTGACCCTGGGGTCGGACACCAATGGCTCGGTGCGGGTCCCGGCGTCGCTGTGCGGCGTGTGGGGGATGCGTCCGGCGGACGGGACGGTGCCGCTCGACGGCGTGTTTCCGTTTGTGGAGATGCTCGATACGGTCGGGCCCTTCGCAAGGTCCAGCCGCGACCTGCGGCGTTTGTACGAGGTCATTTCAGGCACTGCACCGCAAGGTGATGGCCCGCCGCTGCGCGTGGCGAAGCTCGGCGGCTTCTTCGCGCGCGATGCGGCGCTGGAGGCGGTGAATGCCGTCGAGGTGGTCATGGCGCACCTGAAATCCGATGCGGTGGTGCCCTTGCCGCAGGCCGAGGGCGGGCGTTCGGCGGGTTTTCTGATCACGGCGGCCCTGGGCGGGGCGCTGCACCTCGATACCCTGCGCGAACGGGCCAACGACTACGATCCGGCGGTGCGCGACCGGCTGATCGCCGGGGCCATGCTGCCCGCCGGAGTGCTGGCCAGGGCGCTCGATTACCGCGAACGCTATCGTAGAATATTCGCCGAACTATTTGAAACCTATGATGTTCTGGTCGCATCCGCCACGCCCTGCGCCGCACCGCGCATCGACGAAAGCACGATCCTGATCGACGGTAAACCGGCTTCGGCGCGCACCAATCTCGGCATCTATGCGCAGGCTATTTCGCTGACGGGCGCCGCGGTGATTTCCGCGCCGCTCAGGACGACGGGCCTGCCCATCGGGCTGCAATTCATCACCCGGCCGGGCCACGAAGGTCGGTTATTCGACCTGATGCACCGGATGGAAGACGCGGGCGTGCTGGGCTTCACCGCACCGGGAGGCGGCGCATGA
- a CDS encoding pirin family protein, translating into MSTQRTITRLVRGLPATDGAGVKLTRVLGTQALPEVDPFLMLDEFRSDDPQAYIAGFPDHPHRGFETITYMLAGRMRHKDSRGNEGLLGPGDVQWMTTARGLVHSEMPEQEDGLMQGFQLWLNLPAREKMLDPRYQDVPADTIPVIRHADAWVKLLAGQYQGQTGPIQSPTTKPFIADVSLDGGAALNLPVPEGHAGFAYVFDGEVTINGQDSSMAVARGQAAVLTEGAELPLTGGIDGARVLVVLGQPLKEPIARHGPFVMNTPQEIYQAFADYQAGRF; encoded by the coding sequence ATGTCGACACAACGCACCATCACCCGTCTCGTGCGCGGTCTGCCCGCCACCGACGGCGCCGGCGTCAAGCTCACCCGCGTTCTGGGCACGCAGGCCCTGCCGGAGGTCGATCCCTTCCTGATGCTGGACGAATTCCGCTCGGACGATCCGCAAGCCTATATCGCGGGCTTCCCCGATCACCCGCACCGCGGCTTCGAGACCATCACCTATATGCTGGCCGGACGCATGCGCCATAAGGACTCCAGGGGCAATGAAGGCCTGCTGGGCCCCGGCGACGTACAGTGGATGACCACGGCGCGCGGCCTCGTCCACTCCGAAATGCCGGAGCAGGAAGACGGCCTGATGCAGGGCTTCCAACTGTGGCTGAATCTGCCCGCCAGGGAAAAGATGCTCGATCCGCGCTATCAGGACGTGCCGGCCGACACCATTCCGGTGATCCGTCACGCCGATGCCTGGGTCAAGCTGCTGGCGGGTCAGTATCAAGGGCAAACCGGCCCGATCCAGTCGCCGACGACCAAGCCCTTCATCGCCGACGTCTCACTCGACGGCGGTGCAGCGCTGAACCTGCCTGTCCCCGAAGGCCATGCTGGTTTCGCCTACGTCTTCGACGGTGAAGTCACCATCAATGGCCAAGATAGTAGTATGGCGGTGGCGCGCGGTCAGGCGGCTGTGCTCACCGAAGGGGCCGAACTGCCGCTCACCGGCGGCATCGACGGCGCCCGCGTGCTCGTCGTGCTGGGTCAACCGCTGAAAGAGCCCATCGCGCGCCACGGTCCGTTCGTCATGAACACGCCGCAGGAAATCTATCAAGCCTTCGCCGACTATCAGGCGGGGCGCTTCTAA
- a CDS encoding FMN-dependent NADH-azoreductase: MSKVLIVNSSIKGEGSISRQLVDTYKDSLLKADPKAQFVELDLGLNPLPVLSASNINGFFGNVGESVEASALAETVEARVSELEAADILVLGAPMYNFGMSALLKTWFDYVLRAGRTFRYTEAGPEGLVKNTKAVVIETRDGKYSEGPASVMDFQEGHIRTLLGFIGITDVTFIRSEAMAFGPDVKAAAIESASKALSELAAA, encoded by the coding sequence ATGTCCAAGGTTCTCATTGTCAATTCCTCGATCAAGGGCGAAGGCTCGATCTCGCGTCAATTGGTCGACACCTATAAGGACAGCCTGCTGAAGGCCGACCCCAAGGCGCAGTTCGTCGAACTCGACCTCGGCCTCAACCCGCTCCCGGTCCTGAGCGCGTCGAACATCAACGGCTTCTTCGGCAATGTCGGCGAAAGCGTCGAAGCGTCGGCCCTGGCCGAAACCGTCGAAGCCCGCGTGTCGGAACTGGAAGCCGCCGATATTCTGGTGCTGGGCGCGCCGATGTACAATTTCGGCATGTCGGCCCTGCTGAAGACGTGGTTTGACTACGTGCTGCGCGCCGGCCGCACTTTCCGCTACACCGAAGCCGGGCCCGAAGGTCTGGTCAAGAACACCAAGGCCGTGGTTATCGAAACCCGCGACGGCAAATATTCCGAAGGCCCGGCCTCGGTCATGGACTTTCAGGAAGGCCATATCCGCACGCTGCTCGGCTTTATCGGCATCACCGACGTGACCTTCATCCGCTCGGAAGCCATGGCCTTCGGTCCGGACGTCAAGGCGGCGGCGATCGAAAGCGCCTCCAAGGCCCTGAGCGAACTGGCGGCAGCATAA
- the otsA gene encoding alpha,alpha-trehalose-phosphate synthase (UDP-forming), translating into MGRLIVVSNRVNPPADANVGTQGGLAMALSAALREENGIWFGWSGQTTDAFTGHLSIQKIGGVTVALTDLEAQDVQEYYNGYANRTLWPLFHYRTDLVAFERSFDEGYLRVNQRFADTLFPLVEKEDLLWVQDYHLLPLASMLRKHGVTNRIGFFLHIPWPAMRVFQTLPKHKELVETLFDYDLIGFQTEDSLNAFQEYVLHAAEGERLPDGRLRAFGKTIQAGAFPIGIDSEDFTAAATSDKASAFYNLMRNSQAGRKMITGIDRLDYSKGLEERFLAYEQFLNNHPRMEGEVFLMQIATATREEVDTYQDLRARLDSLSGRINGAHATIDWVPVRYVNRAYRRDELAGIYRASHVGLVTPLRDGMNLVAKEFVAAQDENDPGVLILSEFAGAAAQMKAALIVNPFDRQAMAEAIADAVHMPLKERRQRHADLMTGVMTEDVVWWRNDFVARLKDDRGVTPDGATFPDDRVVKLPVAG; encoded by the coding sequence ATGGGGCGACTTATCGTTGTTTCAAACCGCGTCAACCCGCCGGCCGACGCCAATGTCGGCACGCAGGGCGGACTGGCCATGGCGCTGTCGGCGGCCTTGCGCGAAGAAAACGGCATCTGGTTCGGCTGGTCGGGTCAGACCACCGACGCCTTCACCGGCCACCTGTCGATCCAGAAGATCGGCGGGGTGACCGTGGCCCTGACCGACCTCGAAGCGCAGGACGTACAGGAATATTATAACGGCTACGCCAATCGCACCCTGTGGCCGCTGTTCCACTACCGCACCGATCTGGTGGCCTTCGAGCGCAGCTTCGACGAAGGCTATCTGCGGGTCAATCAGCGTTTCGCCGACACGCTTTTCCCGCTGGTCGAAAAAGAGGACCTGCTGTGGGTGCAGGACTATCACCTGCTGCCGCTCGCCTCGATGCTGCGTAAGCACGGCGTGACCAACCGCATCGGCTTCTTCCTGCATATTCCGTGGCCGGCCATGCGGGTGTTCCAGACCCTGCCCAAGCACAAGGAACTGGTCGAGACCCTGTTCGACTACGACCTGATCGGCTTCCAGACCGAAGACAGCCTCAACGCCTTTCAGGAATATGTCCTGCACGCCGCCGAGGGCGAAAGGCTGCCCGACGGACGCCTGCGGGCCTTCGGCAAGACGATACAGGCGGGGGCCTTCCCAATCGGCATCGACAGCGAGGACTTCACCGCCGCCGCCACCTCGGACAAGGCTTCGGCCTTCTACAATCTGATGCGTAATTCGCAGGCCGGGCGCAAGATGATCACCGGCATCGACCGGCTCGACTATTCCAAGGGGCTTGAGGAGCGGTTTCTGGCCTATGAGCAGTTTCTCAACAACCACCCGCGTATGGAGGGCGAAGTGTTCCTGATGCAGATCGCCACGGCGACGCGCGAGGAGGTCGACACCTATCAGGACCTGCGCGCGCGGCTCGACAGTCTTTCGGGACGCATCAACGGCGCGCACGCCACCATCGACTGGGTGCCGGTGCGCTACGTCAACCGGGCCTACCGCCGCGATGAACTGGCGGGCATCTATCGTGCTTCGCATGTCGGGCTGGTGACGCCCTTGCGCGACGGGATGAATCTGGTGGCCAAGGAGTTCGTGGCGGCGCAGGACGAGAACGATCCGGGCGTCCTCATCCTGTCGGAATTCGCCGGGGCGGCGGCCCAGATGAAGGCGGCGCTGATCGTCAATCCCTTCGACCGTCAGGCCATGGCCGAGGCCATTGCCGACGCCGTGCACATGCCGCTCAAGGAACGCAGGCAGCGCCATGCCGATCTGATGACCGGGGTCATGACCGAGGACGTGGTGTGGTGGCGCAACGACTTCGTGGCGCGGCTGAAGGACGATCGGGGGGTGACGCCGGATGGCGCGACCTTTCCCGACGACCGGGTCGTAAAGTTACCGGTCGCTGGATAA
- a CDS encoding gamma-glutamyltransferase family protein: MIHTKTALRGMVTAPHHLAAQAGLDILKRGGRAMEAAVATAAALAVVYPHMNSIGGDSFWIVREPDGSVHGVSACGAAAQAATLDLYKGLTAVPWRGPLAANTVAGTLSGWEAVLSRVAAPLSLEALLEPAIHYAEHGVVVTRGGAEIAATKDAELKEQCGYGAVFRPDDQPLKEGAVLKQPALAATLKALAAKGLRDAYEGDLARAIAADLAAAGSPVGAEDLRAHRAATPVPLTTAIRGVHLYNMTPPTQGFASLLILALYDRLGIEGHDHFDHLHGLIEATKQAFILRDRHIGDPAYMDFDAQGLLSDAAALDALARKIDREQALPWPHLPQQGDTVWFGAVDAEGRAVSAIQSTYFEFGSGIVLPQTGIIWQNRGASFKLAETGWNALKPGRKPFHTLNPALAVFDDGRVMSYGTMGGEGQPQTQAAVFSRYNAGMPLQQAITAPRWLLGKTWGEDSVSLKLEGRFDAAVIDRLKKAGHQTEIVADFTSMMGHAGALVRHADGRIEGAIDPRSDGGVAAW, from the coding sequence ATGATCCATACGAAGACAGCGCTGCGCGGCATGGTTACGGCGCCGCATCATCTGGCGGCGCAGGCCGGGCTCGATATTCTGAAGCGCGGCGGCAGAGCCATGGAGGCGGCGGTGGCCACGGCGGCGGCGCTGGCCGTCGTCTATCCGCACATGAACTCCATCGGCGGCGACAGCTTCTGGATCGTGCGCGAGCCGGATGGCTCCGTGCATGGCGTCAGCGCCTGCGGCGCGGCGGCGCAGGCCGCGACGCTTGATCTGTACAAGGGGCTCACCGCCGTACCTTGGCGGGGGCCTTTGGCGGCCAATACAGTGGCCGGGACGCTGTCGGGCTGGGAGGCCGTGCTCAGCCGCGTGGCCGCCCCCTTGTCGCTCGAAGCCCTGCTGGAACCGGCCATTCATTACGCCGAACACGGCGTCGTGGTGACGAGGGGCGGCGCGGAAATCGCCGCGACCAAGGACGCCGAACTGAAGGAACAGTGCGGCTACGGGGCGGTGTTCCGACCTGACGATCAACCATTGAAAGAGGGCGCGGTCCTCAAACAGCCGGCTCTGGCGGCGACGCTGAAGGCGCTGGCCGCCAAGGGTCTGCGCGACGCCTATGAAGGCGATCTGGCGCGGGCCATCGCCGCGGATCTGGCGGCGGCGGGCTCCCCGGTCGGGGCTGAGGATCTGCGGGCGCACCGGGCGGCGACGCCGGTGCCGCTGACCACGGCCATCCGGGGCGTGCACCTGTACAATATGACCCCGCCGACGCAGGGCTTCGCCTCGCTGCTGATACTGGCCCTGTACGACCGTCTGGGCATAGAGGGGCACGACCATTTCGACCATCTGCACGGGCTGATCGAGGCGACCAAGCAGGCCTTCATTCTGCGAGACCGGCATATCGGCGACCCGGCCTATATGGATTTCGACGCCCAGGGCCTGCTGTCGGACGCCGCCGCGCTCGATGCGCTGGCGCGCAAGATCGACCGTGAACAGGCCCTGCCATGGCCGCATCTCCCGCAACAGGGAGACACGGTGTGGTTCGGCGCCGTCGACGCCGAAGGCCGCGCCGTCAGCGCCATTCAGAGCACCTATTTCGAGTTCGGTTCGGGAATCGTCCTGCCGCAGACCGGCATCATCTGGCAGAACCGCGGGGCGTCTTTCAAACTGGCTGAAACGGGCTGGAACGCGCTGAAGCCGGGCCGCAAGCCGTTCCACACGCTCAATCCGGCACTGGCCGTTTTCGACGATGGACGCGTGATGAGCTACGGCACCATGGGCGGCGAAGGCCAGCCCCAGACGCAGGCGGCGGTCTTCAGCCGTTACAATGCCGGTATGCCGCTGCAACAGGCGATCACCGCGCCGCGCTGGCTTCTGGGCAAGACCTGGGGCGAGGACAGCGTGTCGCTCAAGCTGGAAGGCCGGTTCGATGCGGCGGTGATAGACCGTCTCAAAAAAGCCGGGCATCAGACTGAAATTGTAGCCGATTTTACCTCTATGATGGGCCATGCCGGGGCGCTGGTGCGCCATGCCGACGGGCGTATCGAAGGGGCGATCGATCCGCGTTCCGATGGCGGGGTGGCGGCATGGTAG